One genomic window of Leptotrichia shahii includes the following:
- the ribH gene encoding 6,7-dimethyl-8-ribityllumazine synthase, with protein sequence MRTFEGKFNGENIKIAIVAGRFNEFITSKLVGGALDVLKRNDVSEENIDIAWVPGAFEIPLITKKLANTGKYDAIIALGAVIKGSTPHFDYVCAEVSKGVAQISLQTDLPVIFGVLTTNNIEEAIERAGTKAGNKGADAAFSAIEMINLIKEIG encoded by the coding sequence ATGAGAACTTTTGAAGGAAAATTTAATGGAGAAAATATAAAAATAGCGATTGTGGCTGGGAGATTTAACGAATTTATTACTTCAAAGCTAGTTGGAGGTGCTTTAGACGTTTTAAAAAGAAATGATGTTTCTGAAGAAAATATCGACATTGCCTGGGTTCCAGGAGCATTTGAAATACCTTTAATTACAAAAAAATTGGCAAACACAGGAAAATATGATGCAATAATTGCTCTAGGAGCTGTAATTAAAGGATCTACTCCACATTTTGACTATGTCTGTGCTGAAGTTTCAAAAGGAGTTGCACAAATTTCATTGCAAACTGACCTGCCTGTAATTTTCGGTGTTTTAACTACAAATAATATTGAAGAAGCTATAGAAAGAGCAGGAACAAAAGCTGGAAACAAAGGAGCAGATGCAGCATTTTCTGCGATTGAAATGATTAATTTAATAAAAGAAATTGGATAA
- a CDS encoding bifunctional 3,4-dihydroxy-2-butanone-4-phosphate synthase/GTP cyclohydrolase II, with amino-acid sequence MSENKIKFDTVEAAIEDLKKGIPVVVVDDEDRENEGDLIIPADTVTYETLNFIINEARGLMCVPMSKKRAEELALNPMVQHNTDYFGTAFTISVDSLEGTTTGISTGDRLNTIKDLANPSKTAKDFRKPGHLFPLIAREGGVLERKGHTEAAIDLARLSGFSEVAVIMEILKENGEMARRNDLFEFCQKHNLKLITIDDLIVYIKKNEKLVKNEATVDIPTQFGKFTFAGYSDKIEHKEYIAIMKGEIKNKENIVARLHSECLTGDVFGSKRCDCQEQLHRALHELEESGEGLIIYLRQEGRGIGILNKLKAYKLQDEGYDTVEANHKLGFSDDLRDYGVAAQIIKDLGIKSIILKTNNPKKIEGLEKYGIKIAGRKEIEIAANDVDKNYLKVKKEKMGHLLKQDL; translated from the coding sequence ATGTCAGAAAATAAAATAAAATTTGATACCGTCGAAGCTGCAATTGAAGACTTGAAAAAAGGTATTCCAGTTGTGGTTGTTGATGATGAAGACAGGGAAAATGAGGGGGATTTGATAATTCCTGCTGATACAGTAACTTATGAAACATTAAACTTCATAATTAATGAAGCACGTGGACTTATGTGTGTTCCAATGTCTAAAAAAAGAGCTGAGGAACTTGCATTGAATCCAATGGTTCAGCATAATACTGACTATTTTGGAACTGCCTTTACTATTTCAGTTGATTCATTAGAAGGTACGACTACTGGAATTTCCACAGGGGATAGACTAAATACTATAAAAGATCTGGCAAATCCATCTAAAACTGCAAAAGATTTTAGAAAGCCAGGACATTTATTTCCCTTAATTGCACGTGAAGGTGGCGTTCTCGAAAGAAAAGGACATACTGAAGCGGCTATTGATCTGGCAAGACTTTCAGGATTTTCTGAAGTGGCTGTCATTATGGAAATTTTAAAGGAAAATGGAGAAATGGCTCGTCGAAATGACTTATTTGAATTTTGTCAAAAACATAATTTAAAATTAATTACAATTGATGATTTGATTGTTTATATAAAAAAAAACGAAAAATTAGTTAAAAATGAAGCGACTGTCGATATCCCAACTCAATTTGGAAAATTTACTTTTGCAGGTTACAGTGATAAAATTGAACATAAAGAATATATCGCAATTATGAAAGGTGAAATAAAAAATAAAGAAAATATTGTAGCAAGACTTCACTCTGAATGTCTGACAGGCGATGTCTTCGGTTCAAAACGATGTGATTGCCAAGAACAGCTTCACAGAGCTTTGCATGAATTGGAAGAAAGTGGAGAAGGGCTTATAATATATCTACGTCAAGAAGGACGTGGAATTGGAATTTTAAATAAATTGAAAGCATATAAATTACAGGACGAAGGCTATGATACTGTGGAAGCCAATCATAAACTGGGATTTTCTGATGATTTGAGAGATTATGGTGTGGCTGCACAGATTATAAAGGATTTAGGAATTAAATCTATTATTTTAAAAACTAATAATCCAAAAAAAATTGAAGGATTGGAAAAATATGGGATTAAAATTGCTGGACGTAAGGAAATTGAAATTGCTGCCAACGATGTGGATAAAAATTATTTAAAAGTAAAAAAAGAAAAGATGGGACATTTGTTAAAACAGGATTTATAA
- the dtd gene encoding D-aminoacyl-tRNA deacylase codes for MKIIIQRVNFAKIFVNNEFKGEIQKGIVAYVGVANGDCEKDIDFCIEKLINLRIFNDENGKLNLSVKDIKGELLIVSNFTIYGNTKKGRRPSYTNSAASNEAKKVYSLFLQKLKNTDIRFETGEFGEYMRIVSENDGPVNLILSSDL; via the coding sequence ATGAAAATAATAATTCAAAGAGTGAATTTTGCAAAAATATTTGTGAATAATGAATTTAAAGGGGAAATTCAAAAGGGAATAGTTGCTTACGTTGGAGTTGCTAACGGAGATTGTGAGAAGGATATAGACTTTTGTATTGAAAAATTAATTAATCTTAGAATTTTTAATGATGAAAATGGGAAATTAAATTTATCGGTGAAAGATATAAAAGGAGAATTATTAATTGTCAGCAATTTTACAATTTATGGAAATACAAAAAAAGGAAGAAGACCAAGTTACACAAATTCTGCGGCATCTAATGAGGCTAAAAAAGTTTATAGTCTTTTTTTGCAAAAATTGAAGAATACGGATATTAGATTTGAAACAGGAGAATTTGGTGAATATATGAGAATAGTTTCTGAAAATGATGGACCTGTAAATTTAATATTATCTTCAGATTTGTAA
- a CDS encoding MBL fold metallo-hydrolase, which produces MELKRFLNDNAVQSNCYVISYGKNCYVMDPGQEKMTEVVDYIEKNELNLLGILLTHSHWDHIWGIPSMLEYKKVPVYVSEGGYEFLFNPELSLFAWREGEFELSKEDVKIVTLKENDKIGENGIISGNINNEEVYFEIIETPGHSRGDICYYDKKNEILFSGDTLFAGTYGRVDLPTSDPIQMGKSLKKLLNLNPEIKVYPGHGFDTVIEVEKRYY; this is translated from the coding sequence ATGGAATTAAAAAGATTTTTGAATGACAATGCAGTACAAAGTAACTGTTACGTTATTTCTTATGGAAAAAACTGTTATGTTATGGATCCTGGACAGGAAAAAATGACAGAAGTTGTTGATTATATTGAAAAAAATGAGTTAAACTTATTGGGAATTCTTTTGACACACAGTCATTGGGATCATATTTGGGGTATACCGTCTATGCTAGAATATAAAAAAGTTCCTGTTTATGTAAGTGAAGGAGGATATGAATTTTTATTTAATCCTGAATTGTCGCTTTTTGCTTGGAGAGAAGGAGAGTTTGAGTTAAGTAAAGAAGATGTCAAAATTGTAACTTTGAAGGAAAATGATAAAATTGGAGAAAATGGGATAATCTCTGGAAATATTAATAATGAAGAAGTTTACTTTGAAATAATTGAAACGCCGGGACATAGCAGAGGGGATATTTGCTACTATGATAAAAAAAATGAAATATTATTTTCAGGAGATACGTTGTTTGCTGGAACTTATGGAAGAGTGGATTTGCCAACGAGTGATCCAATTCAAATGGGAAAATCATTGAAAAAATTATTGAATTTGAATCCAGAGATTAAAGTTTATCCAGGACATGGATTTGATACTGTTATTGAAGTAGAAAAAAGATATTATTAA
- a CDS encoding riboflavin synthase, whose product MFTGLIEETGKIIDITKKTASIEITIRGKKVIEKAQIGDSIAVNGVCLTVTKLKGSDFTADVMFETIERSGLKRAKAGDIVNLEKSLTLTTFLGGHLVMGDVDCEAKILSITDKGIAKVYEFQLDENYRNNMKYIVEKGRVTIDGASLTVIDVNDEAGIFSVSLIPHTIENITVGMKKTGDFVNIETDLFGKYVEKILKFDSSENEEKNLKKSNLTMEFLQKNGF is encoded by the coding sequence ATGTTTACTGGTTTAATAGAAGAAACTGGAAAAATTATTGATATTACAAAAAAAACTGCAAGTATTGAAATTACGATAAGAGGGAAAAAAGTTATAGAAAAGGCACAAATTGGAGATAGTATCGCTGTAAATGGAGTCTGCTTGACTGTTACAAAATTAAAGGGAAGTGACTTTACAGCAGATGTAATGTTTGAAACTATTGAGAGAAGCGGCTTAAAACGAGCTAAAGCGGGGGATATTGTTAATCTTGAAAAATCACTTACACTTACGACTTTTTTAGGCGGACATCTTGTTATGGGAGATGTTGACTGTGAGGCTAAAATTTTGTCGATTACGGATAAGGGAATTGCGAAAGTTTATGAATTTCAGCTAGATGAAAATTATAGAAATAATATGAAATATATCGTTGAAAAAGGTCGTGTAACTATTGATGGTGCAAGTCTTACGGTAATTGATGTCAATGATGAAGCTGGGATTTTCTCGGTTTCACTTATTCCGCACACGATTGAAAATATTACGGTTGGAATGAAGAAAACTGGGGATTTTGTGAATATTGAAACAGATTTATTTGGAAAATATGTCGAAAAAATATTGAAATTTGATAGCTCTGAAAACGAAGAAAAAAATTTAAAAAAATCAAACTTGACAATGGAATTTTTACAAAAAAATGGATTTTGA
- the asd gene encoding aspartate-semialdehyde dehydrogenase translates to MKNYKVAIIGATGLVGRTFLKVLKERNFPVEKLYLYASANSAGKKIEFNGTEYTVMELTDENIANDIDIALFSAGGGVSLEYAPKFKAKGAVVIDNSSAWRMDKNIPLVVPEANPEALKNHPGIIANPNCSTIQVMPILKVLQEKYGLKRVIYSTYQAVAGSGQKGLNDLEANLKGEPSKGYPHQIAFNALPHIDVFLDNGYTKEEEKMINETRKILNLPDLKVTATCVRVPIRFGHAVSVNVELEKPFELEDVINAFEEKEGIIVQNDGKNNIYPMPINAQDTDEVYVGRIRKDFSAGNALNLWVVADNIRKGAATNTIQIAETLIKEGAL, encoded by the coding sequence ATGAAAAATTATAAAGTGGCGATCATTGGAGCTACAGGACTTGTTGGAAGAACATTTTTAAAAGTGTTAAAAGAAAGAAATTTTCCAGTGGAAAAGTTGTATCTTTATGCTTCAGCTAATTCAGCAGGTAAAAAAATCGAATTTAATGGAACAGAATACACTGTGATGGAATTAACGGATGAGAATATAGCTAATGACATTGATATTGCTTTATTTTCAGCTGGAGGAGGAGTATCACTTGAATATGCTCCAAAATTTAAAGCTAAAGGCGCAGTTGTTATAGACAACAGTAGTGCTTGGAGAATGGATAAAAATATTCCACTGGTAGTTCCTGAAGCTAATCCAGAAGCATTGAAAAACCACCCTGGAATTATTGCAAATCCAAATTGCTCTACAATTCAAGTAATGCCTATATTAAAGGTATTGCAAGAAAAATATGGATTGAAAAGAGTAATTTATTCTACTTATCAGGCTGTTGCAGGTTCTGGACAAAAGGGGCTTAACGATCTGGAAGCTAATTTAAAAGGAGAACCATCAAAAGGGTATCCACATCAAATTGCATTTAACGCATTGCCTCACATTGATGTTTTCCTAGATAATGGATATACAAAAGAAGAAGAAAAAATGATTAATGAAACTAGAAAAATCTTAAACTTGCCAGATTTAAAAGTAACTGCAACTTGTGTAAGAGTTCCAATTAGATTTGGACATGCGGTATCTGTAAATGTGGAATTGGAAAAACCTTTTGAATTGGAAGATGTTATTAATGCATTTGAAGAAAAAGAAGGAATTATTGTGCAAAATGATGGTAAGAATAATATTTATCCAATGCCTATAAATGCACAAGATACTGATGAAGTTTATGTTGGAAGAATTAGAAAAGACTTTTCAGCTGGTAATGCTCTAAATTTGTGGGTTGTGGCAGATAATATCAGAAAAGGGGCGGCTACAAATACAATTCAAATTGCTGAAACTTTAATAAAAGAAGGAGCACTATAA
- a CDS encoding glycerol dehydrogenase, producing MVKIINSPSKYIQGKNEITNLATYYKLRGNSGAYLLVDKFIFDNFKDKIVESFKKEGVNYHIEVFGGECSKAEINRNIDILKEKKCDAVFGIGGGKTLDAAKAISYYENIPVFIVPTIASTDAPCSALSVIYTPSGEFEEYLFLKTNPDMVIMDTVVIVNAPARLLVAGIGDALATYYEAKACVDSNATSIAGGGITKAAIAIAELCKDTLFEDGLKAKISVENKVVTKALENIIEANTYLSGIGFESGGLAAAHAIHNGLTILEEGHNMYHGEKVAFGTITQLVLENRCLCEIKKVVDFCKSLGLPTTLAELGMGNVSKERLYEVAKASTAEGETIHNMPFKVTADDVFAAILVADELGKN from the coding sequence ATGGTAAAAATTATTAATTCACCATCAAAATATATTCAAGGAAAAAATGAAATCACTAATTTAGCAACTTATTACAAATTACGTGGTAACAGCGGAGCATATCTGCTAGTGGACAAATTTATTTTTGATAATTTTAAAGATAAAATTGTTGAAAGTTTTAAAAAAGAAGGTGTAAATTATCATATTGAAGTTTTTGGTGGAGAATGCTCAAAAGCTGAAATAAACCGAAATATTGATATTTTAAAAGAAAAAAAATGTGATGCAGTATTTGGAATCGGCGGAGGAAAAACTCTTGATGCAGCAAAAGCAATATCATATTATGAAAATATCCCTGTATTTATCGTGCCTACAATCGCCTCAACTGATGCACCATGCAGTGCCTTATCGGTAATTTACACTCCAAGTGGAGAATTTGAAGAATACTTATTCCTAAAAACAAATCCTGATATGGTAATAATGGATACAGTTGTAATTGTAAATGCACCTGCAAGACTTCTTGTAGCTGGAATTGGAGATGCACTTGCCACTTATTATGAAGCTAAAGCCTGTGTCGACTCAAATGCCACTTCAATCGCTGGCGGTGGTATTACAAAAGCTGCTATTGCAATCGCAGAACTATGTAAAGACACATTATTTGAAGATGGTTTAAAAGCTAAAATTTCAGTTGAAAATAAAGTAGTTACAAAAGCTCTAGAAAACATAATTGAAGCAAATACTTATTTAAGTGGAATTGGATTTGAAAGTGGAGGACTTGCTGCAGCTCATGCTATTCACAATGGACTTACAATTTTAGAAGAAGGACACAATATGTATCACGGAGAAAAAGTCGCATTTGGAACAATAACACAGCTAGTTTTAGAAAATAGATGTCTATGTGAAATCAAAAAAGTTGTAGACTTCTGCAAAAGTTTAGGACTTCCAACAACATTGGCTGAACTAGGAATGGGAAATGTTTCAAAAGAAAGATTATATGAAGTGGCAAAAGCAAGTACAGCTGAAGGTGAAACAATCCATAATATGCCATTCAAAGTTACTGCTGATGATGTTTTTGCAGCAATATTAGTAGCAGATGAACTTGGTAAAAATTAA
- a CDS encoding amino acid ABC transporter ATP-binding protein produces MGKKVIEIKNIRKDFGKRTVLRDINFDVHEKEVVSIIGSSGSGKSTLLRCINLLEKPTSGQVLIHGKDAMAGDISLVTLREKVGMVFQQFNLFNNLSVLENCVIGQMKVLKKSREEAEKIAKEFLAKVGMERFIYAKPNQISGGQKQRVAIARALAMQPEVLLFDEPTSALDPEMVGEVLKVMKDLAKSGLTMIVVTHEMDFAHDVSSRVVFMDQGVIVEDDKPENIFGNPKHERTKEFLSRMLSK; encoded by the coding sequence ATGGGGAAAAAAGTTATTGAAATAAAAAATATTAGAAAAGATTTTGGAAAAAGGACAGTATTAAGGGATATAAACTTTGATGTTCATGAAAAAGAAGTTGTAAGTATAATTGGTTCATCTGGAAGTGGAAAGTCAACTCTTCTACGGTGTATAAACTTGCTTGAAAAACCTACAAGTGGACAAGTATTAATTCACGGAAAAGACGCTATGGCAGGAGATATATCGCTTGTAACATTACGCGAAAAAGTAGGAATGGTATTTCAGCAGTTTAACTTATTTAATAATTTGAGTGTCTTGGAAAACTGTGTAATTGGACAAATGAAAGTTTTAAAAAAGTCACGAGAAGAAGCTGAAAAAATTGCAAAAGAATTTTTGGCAAAAGTGGGAATGGAACGTTTTATTTATGCAAAGCCAAATCAAATTTCAGGTGGACAAAAGCAAAGGGTGGCAATAGCAAGAGCACTGGCAATGCAGCCTGAAGTCTTATTATTTGATGAGCCTACAAGTGCGTTAGATCCAGAAATGGTTGGAGAAGTTCTAAAAGTAATGAAGGATTTAGCAAAAAGTGGACTTACAATGATCGTTGTAACCCATGAAATGGATTTTGCACATGATGTTTCAAGTAGAGTTGTATTTATGGATCAAGGTGTAATTGTAGAAGATGACAAGCCTGAAAATATTTTTGGAAATCCAAAACATGAAAGAACTAAGGAATTTTTAAGCAGAATGTTGAGTAAATAA
- a CDS encoding NlpC/P60 family protein, whose amino-acid sequence MVRKSTLTMACMLLTVGCTGLQTNSENDSKTRKNNNDLSANSNGDDRDDNIVIEIVGNNKKGNKGDSQSNNIEKKYSNQDKNNESEYDIEKVTERNNSERNSHTNENSDDLKITKLFDENTLVDRSMPNSQLILQKLSELKRKQQEILKNGTASQKKTVKLQNDLLKSYSHWKGTKYSLGEDSSSGMDCSALTRRVYREVYGYELPRQTVQQIKMGAHIAKENLKPGDIVFFRPEDTNNHTAVYLGDSLFINASSSKGVVISTLENTYWNKYFKYGVRVRMA is encoded by the coding sequence ATGGTGAGAAAATCAACTTTAACAATGGCTTGTATGTTATTGACAGTGGGATGTACAGGATTACAAACAAATAGTGAAAATGATTCTAAAACTAGAAAGAATAATAATGATCTTTCAGCTAATAGTAATGGTGATGATAGAGATGATAATATTGTTATTGAAATAGTTGGGAATAATAAGAAGGGAAACAAAGGAGATTCTCAAAGTAATAATATAGAAAAAAAATATAGTAATCAAGATAAAAATAATGAAAGTGAATATGATATTGAAAAAGTAACTGAAAGAAATAATTCTGAAAGAAATAGTCATACAAATGAAAATTCAGACGATCTAAAAATTACTAAATTATTTGATGAAAATACTTTGGTAGATCGTTCAATGCCAAATTCTCAATTAATATTGCAAAAGTTATCTGAATTGAAGAGAAAGCAGCAGGAAATATTAAAAAATGGTACAGCTAGTCAAAAAAAGACTGTAAAGTTACAAAATGATCTATTGAAGTCGTACAGTCACTGGAAAGGTACAAAATATTCACTTGGAGAAGATTCGTCAAGTGGAATGGACTGTTCAGCATTAACACGTAGAGTTTATCGAGAAGTATACGGATATGAACTACCAAGACAGACAGTACAGCAAATTAAAATGGGAGCTCATATCGCTAAAGAAAACTTGAAACCAGGAGATATTGTATTTTTTAGACCAGAAGATACAAATAATCATACGGCAGTTTATTTAGGAGATTCTCTTTTTATTAATGCATCTTCCTCTAAAGGAGTTGTAATTTCTACATTAGAAAATACTTACTGGAATAAATATTTTAAATACGGTGTAAGAGTTAGAATGGCATAA
- the ribD gene encoding bifunctional diaminohydroxyphosphoribosylaminopyrimidine deaminase/5-amino-6-(5-phosphoribosylamino)uracil reductase RibD, which yields MVKNIDEKYMQMAIELAKKGAGAVNPNPMVGAVVVQDGKVIGTGYHKYFGGPHAEVYALEEASQNSKDLSNATIYVTLEPCSHYGKTPPCAEKIVKMGLKRCVIGSSDPNPKVAGKGVQILKNAGIEVYENILKSECDKINQVFFKYIMTKIPYFFLKCAITLDGKIATKTGNSKWITNEIAREKVQFYRNKFMGIMVGINTVMFDNPSLTARIENGINPYRIIIDPHFKTEKNYNIIKENSDEKTIIVTSKNNENSEKQLDFSENSKVKFIFLNGTKFSFKEILYMIGEIGIDSVLLEGGQSLISQAFKEDLIDAGEIFIANKILGDEKGKSFITGFDKKDMNEAVILKNVKHNVYGENIGMEFLQKNYN from the coding sequence ATGGTAAAAAATATTGATGAAAAATATATGCAAATGGCGATTGAACTTGCAAAAAAAGGAGCTGGAGCAGTAAATCCTAATCCAATGGTTGGAGCCGTTGTCGTTCAAGATGGAAAAGTTATTGGAACTGGCTATCATAAATATTTTGGAGGGCCTCATGCTGAAGTTTACGCTTTGGAAGAAGCTTCTCAAAATTCAAAAGATTTATCGAATGCAACGATTTATGTCACATTGGAGCCATGCTCGCATTACGGGAAAACGCCGCCTTGTGCTGAAAAAATCGTGAAAATGGGGCTAAAAAGATGTGTTATTGGCTCATCTGATCCAAATCCGAAAGTAGCTGGGAAAGGTGTACAAATATTGAAAAATGCTGGGATCGAAGTTTATGAAAATATTTTAAAAAGTGAATGCGATAAAATTAATCAAGTATTTTTTAAATATATTATGACAAAAATTCCGTATTTCTTTTTAAAATGTGCGATAACTTTGGATGGAAAAATTGCCACAAAGACAGGAAATTCTAAATGGATTACAAATGAGATTGCTCGTGAAAAAGTTCAATTTTATCGAAACAAATTTATGGGGATAATGGTTGGAATAAACACAGTTATGTTTGATAATCCAAGTCTTACCGCAAGAATTGAAAATGGCATAAATCCATATAGAATCATTATTGACCCACATTTTAAAACTGAAAAAAATTACAATATTATTAAAGAAAACAGTGATGAAAAGACAATAATTGTCACATCAAAAAATAATGAAAATTCTGAAAAACAGTTGGATTTTTCTGAAAATAGCAAAGTTAAATTTATATTTTTAAATGGTACAAAATTTAGCTTTAAAGAAATTCTTTATATGATTGGAGAAATTGGAATTGACTCAGTTTTACTGGAAGGTGGACAATCGCTTATTTCACAGGCATTTAAAGAAGATTTAATTGATGCTGGAGAAATTTTTATTGCCAATAAAATTTTAGGTGATGAAAAAGGGAAATCTTTTATTACAGGATTTGATAAGAAAGATATGAATGAAGCTGTGATTTTGAAAAATGTGAAACATAATGTTTATGGCGAAAATATTGGAATGGAATTTTTACAAAAAAATTATAATTAA
- a CDS encoding ABC transporter substrate-binding protein/permease, with amino-acid sequence MKVSTIKNKILVLLVFMATFIAGYSDDIKVGMECGYAPFNWFQNDSKNGAVKVDGGYCGGYDVEIAKVIAKKLNKKLVVVKTKWDALLGPALTSGKVDLVIAGMSATPERRQSLKFSKPYYESDLVVVVKKNGKYANAKTINDFVGAKITGQLNTLHYDVIDQIKGVKKQTAMESFPAMIVALNSGKIDGYISERPGAMAAQFSNPNLKFISFDKKDGFKYDTEEVNVAVGMKLGNTELEEKVNKILDEELTPKVRQQIMEKAIQNQPNETSRSFFGWVTFFIQNNWKTFLKGTVVTLFISVTGTIVGFFIGLVVALFRYSEAEIDGQTKKYKKGGLKVLNWFFSVYIAVFRGTPMIVQSMVIYYGLSQVFNLNLSPLLAALFIVSINTGAYMSEIIRGGIDSIDTGQFEAAKAIGMTNFQLMKSIIFPQMFRNILPMIGNELIVNIKDTSVLNVISVTELFFISNSVAGTYSRYYEVFIITSVIYFFLTFTLSLILKQIEKRIDGPQNFEFLDDVNGEEK; translated from the coding sequence ATGAAAGTTAGTACGATAAAAAATAAAATATTAGTATTACTAGTTTTTATGGCAACTTTCATAGCAGGATATAGTGATGATATAAAGGTTGGGATGGAGTGTGGATATGCTCCTTTCAACTGGTTTCAAAATGATAGTAAAAATGGTGCAGTGAAAGTAGATGGAGGTTATTGTGGCGGATATGACGTTGAAATAGCTAAAGTCATTGCTAAAAAGTTAAATAAAAAATTAGTAGTTGTAAAAACAAAATGGGATGCATTGCTTGGACCTGCCTTAACTTCTGGGAAAGTTGATTTGGTTATAGCAGGGATGTCGGCAACGCCTGAAAGACGACAAAGTTTAAAATTTTCAAAACCATATTATGAATCAGATTTAGTAGTAGTTGTGAAAAAAAATGGAAAATATGCTAATGCTAAAACAATTAATGATTTTGTGGGAGCAAAGATTACAGGGCAGTTAAATACACTTCATTATGATGTTATTGATCAAATAAAGGGTGTGAAAAAGCAAACTGCGATGGAAAGTTTTCCTGCGATGATAGTAGCCCTAAATTCTGGGAAAATAGATGGATATATTTCTGAAAGACCAGGAGCGATGGCAGCCCAATTTTCAAATCCCAATTTAAAGTTCATTTCATTTGATAAAAAAGATGGATTTAAATACGATACTGAAGAAGTAAATGTTGCAGTTGGAATGAAACTGGGAAATACAGAATTGGAAGAGAAAGTTAATAAAATTCTAGATGAAGAACTGACTCCCAAAGTGCGACAGCAAATTATGGAAAAAGCCATACAAAATCAGCCAAATGAAACATCTCGCTCATTTTTTGGATGGGTTACATTTTTTATTCAAAATAACTGGAAGACATTTTTAAAAGGTACAGTTGTAACATTATTTATTTCAGTTACTGGTACAATTGTAGGATTTTTCATTGGATTAGTAGTTGCATTATTTAGATATTCAGAAGCAGAAATTGATGGACAGACTAAAAAATATAAAAAAGGTGGATTAAAAGTCCTAAACTGGTTTTTTTCAGTTTACATTGCAGTATTTAGAGGGACTCCTATGATAGTTCAGTCAATGGTAATTTATTATGGACTTTCTCAAGTATTTAATTTAAATTTATCTCCATTACTAGCAGCTTTATTTATTGTATCAATAAATACGGGGGCATATATGAGTGAAATTATTCGTGGTGGAATTGATTCGATTGACACAGGACAGTTTGAAGCGGCAAAGGCGATTGGAATGACAAATTTTCAATTAATGAAAAGTATTATTTTTCCGCAAATGTTTAGAAATATTTTGCCAATGATAGGAAATGAACTTATTGTAAATATAAAAGATACATCAGTGTTAAATGTAATAAGTGTTACAGAGTTATTTTTTATTTCAAATTCTGTTGCAGGAACTTATTCACGTTATTACGAAGTGTTTATTATAACAAGTGTAATTTATTTCTTCTTGACATTTACGTTATCATTAATTTTAAAACAAATTGAAAAAAGAATTGATGGACCTCAAAATTTTGAATTTTTAGATGATGTTAATGGGGAGGAAAAATAA